The following are from one region of the Paraglaciecola sp. L1A13 genome:
- a CDS encoding EAL and HDOD domain-containing protein yields MFAFIARQPILDRQRDVFAYELLFRDGKNNCYPDEVRDERTESLIAKHYLTLGLEDISCNKKSFINFQKETLVKGLPSVLDPSNVVVELSDALLPHSMLLDVCRQVKNSGFTIALDDHNLDPKWNEFLPYVDIVKVNVMQGDYDGVAKSMPRLLDANVKLVAEQIDTQQDFEIYRDMGFDYFQGYFFAKPEAIKQQNLPTSKLTLIELMGASSSEKFDIERVNSVIEHDVGLSYMLLRFVNNPMVNKRYKITSLRHAITYMGEVELKKFVALLALANLNDDKPMELLHLSLVRAKFCDLVACEAKKGDNPPVGFLVGLFSLLDAVLDQHMDTLLNQLPIDDEVKFALSGGQNDLSIYLVLARAFESANWLKVIRIAGLLKIDQKRLHSMFNQAIVWGNGLRQSVSAHFPETQP; encoded by the coding sequence ATGTTCGCCTTTATTGCTCGCCAGCCTATTTTAGATCGTCAGCGTGATGTGTTTGCCTATGAATTGCTATTTCGCGATGGCAAAAACAATTGTTATCCAGACGAAGTTAGAGATGAACGCACTGAAAGCTTAATTGCTAAGCACTATCTTACATTGGGCTTAGAAGATATCTCATGTAATAAGAAGTCATTTATTAATTTTCAGAAGGAAACCTTGGTGAAAGGGCTTCCCTCTGTTTTAGACCCTTCAAACGTGGTGGTTGAGTTATCAGATGCGTTATTGCCCCACAGCATGTTGTTGGATGTGTGCCGTCAGGTTAAGAATTCTGGTTTTACTATTGCGCTAGACGATCATAATCTCGATCCTAAATGGAACGAGTTTTTGCCCTATGTGGATATCGTTAAAGTTAATGTGATGCAAGGTGATTATGATGGCGTGGCGAAAAGCATGCCTAGATTATTGGATGCCAATGTAAAACTTGTTGCAGAGCAAATCGATACTCAACAAGACTTCGAGATTTATCGGGATATGGGCTTTGATTATTTTCAAGGATACTTTTTCGCTAAGCCAGAGGCGATAAAACAGCAGAACTTACCCACCTCTAAATTAACGCTAATAGAGTTAATGGGCGCCAGCTCGAGTGAAAAGTTTGATATTGAGCGAGTCAATTCAGTTATTGAGCACGATGTAGGCTTGTCTTATATGCTGCTGCGTTTTGTAAATAATCCAATGGTTAATAAACGCTATAAAATCACTTCTTTACGACATGCTATTACCTACATGGGTGAAGTAGAATTAAAGAAGTTCGTTGCGCTGTTGGCATTAGCAAATTTAAATGATGACAAGCCCATGGAGCTATTACATTTATCTCTCGTTAGAGCGAAATTTTGTGATTTAGTCGCCTGTGAAGCAAAGAAAGGCGACAATCCCCCGGTTGGCTTTTTGGTTGGGTTATTTTCGTTACTTGATGCCGTTCTTGATCAGCATATGGACACGCTGCTTAATCAATTACCTATTGATGATGAAGTGAAGTTTGCGTTAAGTGGTGGACAGAACGATTTGTCTATTTATTTGGTTTTAGCTAGAGCGTTTGAAAGCGCGAACTGGTTAAAGGTTATCCGGATAGCAGGATTACTAAAAATTGACCAAAAACGACTACACAGTATGTTTAACCAAGCGATAGTTTGGGGGAATGGATTACGTCAATCTGTGTCAGCTCACTTTCCAGAAACGCAACCTTAA
- the rpoH gene encoding RNA polymerase sigma factor RpoH, with translation MTTDMRALTLTVPQTGSIETYVQAVSSINMLTAEEERGLAERLQQDDDLLAARKLIMSHLRFVVHIARSYSGYGLPQADLIQEGNIGLMKAVRRFDPTVGVRLVSFAVHWIKAEIHEFVLRNWRIVKVATTKAQRKLFFNLRKNKKRLGWFTHAEVQNVASVLGVSEKEVLQMEARMSSHDQSFDLSADDDESGSFAPVQFLEDKSADVETDVVNADWDALASQKLYSAIKTLDERSQHIIQTRWLSDDKTTLQDLADKYQVSAERVRQIEKNAMKKLQSAMV, from the coding sequence ATGACAACAGATATGCGTGCATTAACGTTAACCGTTCCACAGACCGGTAGCATCGAAACTTACGTTCAGGCCGTTAGCAGCATTAATATGCTTACCGCCGAGGAAGAACGTGGTCTAGCAGAACGTTTACAACAGGACGACGATTTATTAGCAGCAAGAAAGCTAATCATGTCGCACCTACGTTTTGTGGTGCATATTGCTAGGTCTTATTCTGGTTATGGCCTTCCTCAAGCAGATTTAATTCAAGAAGGTAATATTGGCCTAATGAAAGCGGTAAGACGCTTCGACCCCACTGTAGGCGTAAGATTAGTTTCTTTTGCAGTACATTGGATCAAAGCTGAAATTCACGAGTTTGTGCTTCGTAACTGGCGCATCGTGAAGGTTGCTACGACCAAAGCACAACGTAAGCTTTTCTTTAACCTGCGTAAAAATAAGAAGCGCTTAGGTTGGTTTACCCATGCGGAAGTGCAAAATGTGGCAAGCGTTCTAGGGGTAAGTGAAAAAGAAGTGTTACAAATGGAAGCTCGTATGAGCAGCCACGATCAGTCTTTTGACTTATCAGCCGATGACGACGAAAGCGGTAGCTTCGCACCTGTACAGTTCTTAGAGGACAAAAGCGCAGATGTTGAAACCGATGTAGTTAATGCTGATTGGGACGCGCTTGCTTCGCAAAAATTGTATTCAGCCATTAAGACCCTTGACGAGCGTAGTCAGCACATTATCCAAACCCGTTGGTTAAGTGATGATAAGACAACGCTGCAAGATCTAGCAGACAAATACCAAGTATCTGCAGAGCGTGTTCGTCAAATTGAAAAAAATGCTATGAAAAAATTACAGAGTGCGATGGTATAA
- a CDS encoding bifunctional GNAT family N-acetyltransferase/hotdog fold thioesterase, with protein MYKIETPETEADFDAYFDFRWEMLRKPWNYPQGSEKDEYEQVSEHRMIRNNKGDVIAIGRVHMNNSEEAQIRHIAVANEAQGRGLAKMIMSSLEAVARQEGAVRMVTNSRELSTPFFESCGFEVEKEASAELGKLKRQQMVKRLLEHNSILLHPKWCKELQDTWHDSIPISEQMGIKLYQYSGKTLENRASLNKNINLHGTMFAGSIFSLATLTGWGMIFLQLKEKNLMGEIVLGDGNIHYHKPITMQPRALCHIESLNGKFDGLSKDKKCQIKLKVDILDGDTAVAEFSGVYWILPLEPEKQDEIAH; from the coding sequence ATGTATAAAATTGAAACCCCTGAAACTGAAGCTGATTTTGACGCTTACTTTGATTTTCGTTGGGAAATGCTCCGGAAGCCTTGGAATTACCCGCAAGGTTCGGAGAAAGATGAGTACGAACAGGTCAGTGAACATCGCATGATCCGTAACAATAAAGGTGACGTGATCGCCATTGGTCGTGTGCATATGAACAACTCAGAAGAAGCACAAATTCGACATATCGCCGTAGCAAATGAAGCCCAAGGCAGGGGCTTAGCAAAAATGATTATGTCTTCTCTGGAAGCCGTGGCTCGACAAGAAGGTGCCGTGCGTATGGTGACTAACAGTCGGGAGTTATCTACACCGTTCTTTGAAAGCTGTGGTTTTGAAGTTGAAAAAGAAGCATCCGCTGAATTAGGGAAACTGAAGCGCCAACAAATGGTAAAGCGCCTATTGGAACATAATTCCATACTGTTGCATCCTAAGTGGTGTAAAGAGCTTCAGGATACCTGGCACGATTCAATACCTATCAGCGAACAAATGGGCATTAAGCTTTACCAATACTCAGGTAAAACCCTAGAAAATCGTGCCTCGCTAAATAAAAACATTAATCTACACGGGACTATGTTTGCTGGCAGTATTTTTTCACTCGCGACCTTAACGGGCTGGGGAATGATTTTTTTACAGCTCAAAGAAAAGAACTTAATGGGTGAAATTGTATTGGGTGATGGCAACATTCACTACCATAAACCGATTACCATGCAGCCGCGAGCCTTGTGTCATATAGAAAGCTTAAATGGTAAATTTGATGGATTGTCCAAAGATAAGAAATGTCAGATTAAGCTTAAGGTTGATATTTTAGATGGTGATACTGCCGTTGCCGAATTTAGTGGTGTTTACTGGATTTTACCACTAGAGCCGGAGAAGCAGGATGAGATTGCGCACTAG